A window of Mytilus edulis chromosome 10, xbMytEdul2.2, whole genome shotgun sequence contains these coding sequences:
- the LOC139491898 gene encoding baculoviral IAP repeat-containing protein 8-like, translated as MNDTTRILFNRSCLPGTYMNGSLSLTQNTRSETDSSRTTTFNNSQNSRRGPKYPQYSITCIRLSTFQTWPTSIQQHPETMAEAGFYYTGNNDHVRCFHCGIGLQNWDSEDNPFVEHARWSQECQFLKDKKGLDFIATVQDAVRRVQLEEALNTDGIAQTFDSHNSDCEEDGVASSENKGRDFLPSGKPPTKAEKKNPLLTDAAQSILTMGYLPKVIRIVVDRVLKDKGWNGMSARNLMEEVTKIEESGEIAKSELTVPIRSKLNHSVVSMKSRKVLSKDNVKKIAEENNEMKEQTQCKICCEMPVSIVFLPCGHLSSCSQCAPALKSCPVCRSEIKGSVKVQFK; from the exons ATGAATGACACAACACGGATATTATTCAATAGAAGTTGTCTACCGGGCACGTACATGAATGGAAGTCTAAGTTTAACTCAAAATACACGAAGTGAAACAGATAGCAGTAGGACTACAACATTTAACAATTCACAGAACTCGAGAAGAGGACCTAAATATCCTCAATACTCAATAACATGTATAAGATTGTCCACATTCCAAACATGGCCAACCAGTATACAACAACATCCAGAAACTATGGCAGAAGCTGGGTTTTACTATACcg GTAACAATGACCATGTGCGATGTTTTCACTGTGGTATAGGACTTCAGAACTGGGACTCTGAAGATAATCCTTTTGTAGAACATGCTAGGTGGTCCCAAGAATGCCAGTTTCTTAAGGACAAGAAAGGCTTGGATTTCATTGCTACAGTACAAGATGCCGTCAGAAGAGTACAGCTG GAGGAGGCCTTGAATACTGATGGCATAGCACAAACTTTCGATAGTCACAATAGTGACTGTGAAGAAGATGGAGTTGCTAGTTCAGAGAACAAAGGCAGAG actTCTTACCAAGCGGGAAACCTCCTACAAAAGCAGAGAAGAAAAACCCACTTCTGACAGATGCAGCTCAGAGTATACTTACAATGGGATATCTACCTAAAGTTATTAGAATAGTTGTTGATAGAGTTTTGAAAGATAAAG gCTGGAATGGAATGTCAGCAAGGAATTTAATGGAAGAGGTGACCAAAATAGAAGAGAGTGGCGAAATAGCAAAATCGGAATTGACTGTACCGATACGTTCTAAACTTAATCATTCTGTAGTCAGCATGAAGAGTAGAAAAGTTCTTTCAAAAG ATAATGTAAAGAAAATAGCAGaagaaaacaatgaaatgaaagAACAAACACAGTGTAAGATTTGTTGTGAAATGCCTGTTTCTATTGTGTTTTTGCCCTGTGGTCATTTATCTTCCTGTTCCCAATGTGCCCCCGCCTTGAAATCTTGTCCTGTATGTAGGTCAGAAATCAAAGGTTCTGTCAAAGTccagtttaaataa